Proteins encoded together in one Impatiens glandulifera chromosome 1, dImpGla2.1, whole genome shotgun sequence window:
- the LOC124930166 gene encoding hypersensitive-induced response protein 1-like, which translates to MPMGDTPSSSSHSPTYHLSLYVYCVGVKQLVGTLSLCVQNIDVRCETKTKNNVFVTVVASIQFRTLTNQAMTFYTAQIQAYIFIVRLKEASEVKLGSEFKQKNEIIESVERELAKVITLYGYEIVQTLIVDIESDAQVKRATNEINVGEYSRLRVAATEKAEAEKILQIKRAEGEKKSK; encoded by the exons ATGCCCATGGGAGACACTCCGTCGTCGTCGTCACATAGTCCTACGTACCATTTGAG tctatATGTCTATTGTGTGGGGGTAAAACAATTAGTTGGAACTTTATCTCTCTGTGTACAGAATATTGACGTTCGTTGCGAAACTAAAACTAAG AATAATGTTTTTGTTACGGTTGTTGCATCTATTCAGTTTCGTACTTTGACAAACCAAGCTATGACTTTCTACACAGCACAAATTCAGgcctatatttttattgtaaggCTGAAAGAGG CTAGTGAGGTGAAATTGGGTTCTGAATTTAAACAAAAGAATGAGATAATTGAATCTGTTGAAAGAGAACTTGCCAAGGTAATAACATTA TACGGGTATGAAATTGTTCAAACTTTAATTGTCGATATTGAGTCGGATGCACAGGTGAAGAGGGCAACGAACGAGATAAATGTAGGTGAATATTCACG ACTTAGGGTAGCTGCGACTGAAAAGGCGGAAGCGGAGAAAATACTGCAAATAAAACGAGCTGAAGGAGAAAAAAAATCGAAGtaa